The Herminiimonas arsenitoxidans sequence GTAGGGATCAAAACAGAGCAAAGTGATTGGAGTGCAACTGCCGCGATATTCCGTATCGAGAAAAAATCACAATACGGTAATAGTGCGAATGTGTTTGTGCAGGATGGCATGGCTATTTACCAAGGTCTCGAACTGGGTGCCGCAGCACGTCTGGCGAAGAACTGGAATGTGGGCGGCAGTTTGATGTTGCTGGATTCTGAATATAAAAATGCGCTTGTTGGTACGGGTAACCGTGTGGCGGGAGCACCAGAAGCGATTGTGGCTGCACAACTGGCTTATACCGTGCCGCAAGTTCCCGGCTTGAAGTTGAATGCCAATGCAAAGTACACCGGAGCCACGATGTTGCGAGCAAGTAATGATATTCAGGTCGCGGGTTATACCTTGTTGAATCTTGGCGCTGTCTATGACACGCGTATCGGTGGATATGACACGACCTTCCGTCTGGCGATCAATAACGCGACTGACAAGCGCTACTGGATGTTCCAGTACGAAAATTACGTGAAAGCGGGTGACCCTCGTTCACTCACGCTTAACGCGACTTTCAAATTCTGATGGTTATGTTTGTTGGTACATCTGGAGAGGAAAACGGCTGCTGAGGCAGCCGTTTTTTTAAGCAGTATCTTTGTTGAATGGGAATAAATTGAACGACAGTGAGATGCAGCACGCAGTTGTCAGTTGAGGTTAAGCATCAACGACGTGCTGTGTGAGTTGTTGATTAAGTCAGGCGCGTAGCAAATTCCGCGACACGTTTTCCTAGCAAGCGTGCAGTTTTCAGATCGCCTGAACGTGGCGCTTCGTCCGGCGAGGCATCTGACGGCGATATTGCCAAAGCGCCGGCGAAACCTGCAGTCCAGTTCACATCATCGGGGCCATGTGTTTTGGTATTGGCCGGCATCAAGCCGGTGCCTATCCATATCTGGCCGTGTTGTTGCGAGAGCGTCCAGAAATACTGAATAGTAGAAAATTTGTCGCCATTCAGCGATGCTGAATTGGTGAAGCCGGCAGCGACCTTGTCTTTCCATGCTTGTCCGAACCACGGTTTGGATGAAGCATCAGCAAATTTCTTGAATTGCCAGGCTGGGCCGCCCATGTAAGTAGGGCTGCCGTAGATGATGGCATCTGCTTTGCTGATTTCTTCCCACGCGCTTTCTGGCAGGTCACCTTCGGGATTGATTTGATACAACTTGGCTTTTGCGCCGGGAGCAGATGACGCTCCCTCAAAAACCGCTTCCGCCTGCTTGGTTGTATGGCCGTAGCCGCTGAAAAATACGATGGCGATGGTAGTCATGGGAGCACGCTTTCTATAGAAGACGTTAGGGAAGGCACGGGCAAGGTGAGATGCCGTACTCAATCTGAGAGTGGCTTGCAGCTTATTAAGTTTCTATAAGAAGCCTGAATTGAGGGGCAACACGTCATTCTGAACAAAGTATGAGGTCCTCCATGTACCGTCTTCGCAACAAGTTTGGTCAAGTTGCAAGCTGGATGTAGTCAGAACTAACAAGTAATGTGATAATGAGAATCATTATCAATAGTGTTATTTGATTCTTCATCTAGTTTTCATGTCTCACGCCTCCCACTCCAGTCAGCACGATGTTTTGCACACTTTGTACAGCGAGCAGTACGGCTGGTTGCATGCGTGGCTGCGCAAGAAACTATCGTGCACACATCAGGCAGCGGATCTTGCGCAGGATGCGTTCCTGCAAATTCTGAGACGCCCTGAAACATTAGTTGATGTGCGTGAGCCGCGAGCTTATTTGACGACGATTGCACGTCGATTGGTATTCGAGACTTGGCGTCGACGCGATCTGGAGCAGGCATATCTGGCTGAGTTGTCAGCATTGCCTGAGGACGTGGTGCCATCACCGGAAGATCAGGCGCTGGTATTGGAAACCTTGCTGGCAATCGATCGCTTGCTGGATGGATTGTCACTCAAGGCGCGTAGCGCTTTCCTGATGAGCCAACTGGATGGCATGACCTATAAGGAAATTGCTGCCGAGTTGAATGTCTCGGCCAGTCGTGTGCGTCAATACATGGCGCAGGCACTGACTTGCTGTTACGCAGCGGTATTGCCGGCATGAATGCATTTGCTTCTCACACGGCAGCACCTGTCTCCAACGATCCAATTGTCGAAGCGGCTATCGATTGGATTATCTGTCTGCGCTCGGGTGAGGCAGGGCAGGTCGAACACGAGGCCT is a genomic window containing:
- a CDS encoding flavodoxin family protein, which gives rise to MTTIAIVFFSGYGHTTKQAEAVFEGASSAPGAKAKLYQINPEGDLPESAWEEISKADAIIYGSPTYMGGPAWQFKKFADASSKPWFGQAWKDKVAAGFTNSASLNGDKFSTIQYFWTLSQQHGQIWIGTGLMPANTKTHGPDDVNWTAGFAGALAISPSDASPDEAPRSGDLKTARLLGKRVAEFATRLT
- a CDS encoding sigma-70 family RNA polymerase sigma factor, which gives rise to MSHASHSSQHDVLHTLYSEQYGWLHAWLRKKLSCTHQAADLAQDAFLQILRRPETLVDVREPRAYLTTIARRLVFETWRRRDLEQAYLAELSALPEDVVPSPEDQALVLETLLAIDRLLDGLSLKARSAFLMSQLDGMTYKEIAAELNVSASRVRQYMAQALTCCYAAVLPA